Proteins from a single region of Fodinibius sp. Rm-B-1B1-1:
- a CDS encoding lipase maturation factor family protein, with translation MIPIEAPATLAADPILGIITVVIGVVVAYLSIDPIKNMISPQQRMNASFNPLHLVNTYGAFGSVTRTRHEIIIEGTTDEVINDNTDWKAYEFKGKPGNPHKIPRQWAPYHLRLDWQMWFAAMTSIRRNPWLIIFIQKLLLGDNKTLRLLSNNPFNDHSPNYIRARLLKYEFTSSQEYKETGKRWNRSFERMYISPTSLQDLSHLY, from the coding sequence ATGATCCCCATTGAAGCTCCTGCTACCCTTGCTGCCGACCCCATACTTGGTATCATTACCGTTGTTATAGGGGTAGTCGTCGCCTATTTAAGTATTGATCCCATTAAGAATATGATCTCCCCACAACAGCGGATGAATGCCAGCTTTAATCCCCTTCATTTAGTAAATACCTACGGGGCATTTGGCTCGGTAACTCGTACGCGGCACGAAATTATTATTGAAGGCACTACGGATGAGGTTATTAATGACAACACCGACTGGAAAGCCTATGAATTCAAGGGTAAGCCCGGTAATCCCCATAAAATACCGCGGCAATGGGCGCCCTATCATCTACGTCTGGATTGGCAGATGTGGTTTGCAGCAATGACCTCGATCCGAAGAAATCCATGGCTGATTATCTTTATACAAAAACTACTGCTGGGTGATAATAAAACATTAAGACTATTATCAAATAATCCTTTTAATGACCATTCTCCCAACTATATACGAGCACGACTTTTAAAATATGAATTTACGTCTTCTCAAGAATATAAGGAAACAGGCAAGCGGTGGAACCGATCATTCGAACGGATGTATATATCACCGACATCACTACAAGATTTATCGCACCTTTATTGA
- a CDS encoding lysophospholipid acyltransferase family protein: MALKDTFRAFLRIIAFLTITVTTVITTAMGDILLGFISQSGVVRWKNKVIKWWARWSSKVLGFNIKVTGNPPEAPFFLVSNHLSYVDVIPLWYYLDATFIAKSEIKSWPFFGWATQKLGVLFIDRQLRSDVKRMNKQIADSINAEQGVILFPEGTSSKGKKVLPFKSSLLNYPAEKNMPVHYASISYRSLDTDRPAWSHVCWWGDMSFLPHFWELLKIKHIEVIIDFGESISAKDRKVLSSKLQKAVSKSFKPVITS; encoded by the coding sequence ATGGCTTTGAAAGACACTTTTCGGGCATTCCTTCGTATAATAGCATTCTTGACGATCACCGTTACCACGGTTATTACTACCGCAATGGGTGATATACTCTTGGGCTTCATAAGTCAAAGTGGGGTGGTCCGGTGGAAAAACAAGGTAATAAAATGGTGGGCGCGATGGTCCTCAAAAGTGTTGGGATTTAACATAAAAGTTACGGGGAATCCTCCCGAAGCACCATTTTTCCTGGTCTCGAATCACTTAAGTTATGTTGATGTTATTCCACTGTGGTATTATTTGGATGCTACGTTTATTGCCAAGAGTGAAATAAAATCATGGCCATTTTTTGGCTGGGCCACCCAGAAGTTAGGCGTCCTTTTTATTGACCGGCAATTGCGTAGCGATGTCAAGCGAATGAATAAACAAATTGCAGACAGTATAAATGCCGAACAGGGAGTCATCCTTTTTCCCGAGGGAACAAGTTCAAAAGGAAAGAAGGTTTTACCTTTTAAATCCTCTTTGTTAAACTATCCCGCGGAAAAAAATATGCCAGTTCATTACGCTTCTATTTCGTATCGTAGCCTTGATACTGATCGTCCCGCATGGTCACATGTTTGTTGGTGGGGAGACATGAGCTTTTTGCCTCATTTTTGGGAATTATTAAAAATAAAACACATTGAAGTGATTATAGATTTTGGGGAAAGCATTTCAGCAAAGGACCGGAAAGTGTTATCAAGCAAACTGCAAAAAGCGGTATCTAAATCATTTAAACCAGTAATTACTTCTTAA
- a CDS encoding tetratricopeptide repeat protein has product MGQKTEKIFERAKENLENENHEHALRLFNQVLNREPSHKQALRNKGLLKVLNGDSEEAEEFLLFATKQQPEDDQLYQLLGTLYHNNGKPQKALAQFKNAIDLNGENLSALQGAAMIFAHILGEHDRAIKYFTKAIDINADNAELLFNRGCSFMISEKMDEAEKDFRRAVELDHTKAKEMLEKYF; this is encoded by the coding sequence ATGGGTCAAAAAACTGAGAAAATATTTGAGCGGGCAAAAGAGAATTTAGAAAATGAAAATCATGAGCATGCCCTGCGCTTGTTTAATCAAGTTTTAAACAGAGAACCTTCTCACAAGCAAGCCCTTCGTAATAAAGGACTTTTAAAGGTGTTGAATGGTGATTCCGAGGAAGCAGAAGAATTTCTTCTTTTTGCTACAAAACAGCAGCCAGAGGATGATCAACTATATCAACTGCTTGGCACCCTGTATCACAACAACGGCAAACCTCAAAAAGCGCTTGCACAGTTTAAAAACGCAATTGATTTAAATGGGGAAAATTTGTCTGCTTTACAAGGGGCAGCGATGATTTTTGCTCATATTTTGGGTGAACATGACCGGGCTATAAAATATTTCACCAAAGCGATCGACATAAATGCTGACAATGCTGAATTGTTATTTAACAGGGGTTGCAGCTTTATGATCTCAGAAAAAATGGACGAGGCAGAAAAGGATTTTCGGCGGGCTGTTGAGCTTGATCACACAAAAGCGAAAGAGATGCTTGAAAAGTATTTTTAG
- a CDS encoding Gfo/Idh/MocA family oxidoreductase, which produces MRTIRWGIISTAKIGIEKVIPAIQQADNCEVKAIASRSADNAQTAAQKLGISHSYGSYEKLLADSSIDAVYNPLPNHLHVPKTVAALKAGKHVLCEKPIALDGEEAQKLLAVSRKYPNLKVMEAFMYRFHPQWQKAKSLIANGKIGRLQTVHSVFAYYNDDPANIRNKADMGGGGLMDIGCYCISLSRYLFGEEPTNISGYWKIDPDFETDYLSSGTLQFAGGTATFSCSTQSTPHQQVEILGTHGRIVIDIPFNAPPDKATRLWLYKEGNRKEISFPAVNQYTLQAQAFAKAVIADDPVPIPIKDAVDNMRTIDRFRESVGQK; this is translated from the coding sequence ATGAGAACCATTCGCTGGGGCATTATAAGCACAGCCAAAATTGGGATTGAAAAGGTTATTCCGGCTATACAGCAAGCCGATAATTGTGAGGTCAAGGCGATTGCGTCACGCTCTGCCGATAACGCCCAAACAGCTGCTCAAAAGCTTGGTATCTCCCATTCGTACGGATCGTATGAAAAACTGTTAGCAGATTCATCCATTGATGCTGTATACAACCCCCTGCCCAACCACTTGCATGTCCCCAAGACAGTAGCAGCGCTGAAAGCCGGCAAGCATGTGCTCTGTGAGAAACCTATCGCATTGGATGGTGAAGAAGCACAGAAGCTTTTAGCAGTAAGTCGCAAGTATCCCAATTTAAAAGTGATGGAAGCGTTTATGTACCGGTTTCATCCCCAATGGCAAAAGGCGAAATCACTTATCGCTAATGGTAAAATCGGTAGGCTGCAAACCGTTCATTCTGTTTTTGCCTACTATAATGATGATCCGGCGAACATTCGCAATAAGGCGGATATGGGTGGTGGCGGACTTATGGATATCGGGTGTTATTGTATTTCGCTGTCTCGCTACTTGTTTGGTGAGGAACCTACAAATATATCGGGATATTGGAAGATAGATCCCGACTTTGAAACAGATTACCTATCCTCCGGTACACTTCAGTTCGCTGGCGGTACGGCAACATTCTCTTGCTCAACGCAATCCACTCCGCATCAACAGGTTGAAATATTAGGCACACATGGACGAATAGTGATTGATATTCCTTTTAATGCTCCACCCGATAAAGCAACACGATTGTGGTTATATAAGGAGGGCAACCGTAAAGAGATCTCTTTCCCTGCTGTTAATCAATATACTTTACAGGCTCAGGCCTTTGCTAAGGCTGTTATTGCGGATGATCCTGTGCCAATCCCTATTAAAGATGCCGTTGATAATATGAGGACAATCGATCGATTCCGAGAAAGTGTTGGGCAAAAATAA
- a CDS encoding GNAT family N-acetyltransferase encodes MNSTLPEKLLSTSRYELRLARTESDMRAAQSLRYRVFNVELGEGLERSHEYELDIDRFDMQCDHLIVIEQQSGRVIGTYRLQTYQKAKEGYGLYTADEFDLSALPSDVLEDAVEVGRACIEKKHRNGRVLYLLWRGIAKYMEMTKSRYLLGCCSIKSIDPKEGWIVWDYLHHNDLINPSLQVTTKSDFACPEMERDTNAWHQVTLPELFELYIDIGATVLSKPALDCNFKTIDFLILVDIENLDDRSRSLFFR; translated from the coding sequence GTGAATTCAACACTTCCCGAAAAACTTCTCTCTACAAGCCGGTACGAACTCCGCCTGGCAAGAACGGAATCCGATATGCGAGCGGCACAATCACTGCGCTATCGCGTGTTTAATGTCGAACTGGGTGAAGGATTAGAAAGATCCCATGAATATGAGCTCGACATTGACCGTTTTGATATGCAGTGCGATCATCTCATTGTTATTGAACAACAATCGGGCCGTGTAATTGGTACCTATCGTTTACAAACATATCAAAAAGCAAAAGAAGGCTACGGCTTATATACAGCAGATGAATTTGATTTATCTGCATTGCCGTCGGATGTCCTTGAAGATGCCGTGGAAGTGGGACGGGCCTGCATCGAAAAAAAGCACCGAAATGGACGTGTTCTATATCTCTTATGGAGGGGGATTGCAAAATATATGGAGATGACTAAATCGCGTTATCTTTTGGGATGTTGTTCAATCAAAAGTATTGATCCCAAAGAAGGCTGGATTGTCTGGGATTACTTGCATCATAACGATTTAATTAACCCTTCACTGCAAGTAACTACTAAAAGTGATTTCGCATGTCCTGAAATGGAGAGAGATACCAACGCGTGGCACCAGGTAACGTTGCCCGAACTGTTTGAGCTTTATATTGATATAGGAGCAACAGTACTTTCAAAACCAGCATTGGATTGTAATTTTAAGACCATCGATTTTTTAATTCTGGTTGATATTGAAAACCTTGACGACCGGTCGCGATCACTCTTTTTTCGTTAA
- a CDS encoding alpha/beta fold hydrolase, with amino-acid sequence MLHRWKKYILIYIALLAASHLVSFFFQAPIPEESNTDLSVELKVVANDQTLQEETISIDYKDVYTGKNENPPIIVLLPGGPEGPEVFQEIIPKLSSEMRILVPFLPGYGIENDNLPSYSFETSAVYTSQFLDQLNVSNAHIFGFGLGGASAIYLAHNHSEKISSLGLMGAIGVQELELLGSYRLNHAVHGLQLTAVWLLHNAIPHFGLFDAFDWDVSYAKRQYESDQRPIRSHLKEYEKPMLILHGKEDPLVPLAAAQEHHRIVPQSQITLFDADHDLLETHSDSVSSRINRFIQSVEHGRAKTAANASKERIEEAQKSFSNVEFAKFEGLSLLIIMIIIILGTLISEDLTCIGAGLLVARGLIGFGPAVLACFLGIFIGDIGLYAAGRILGRPAIKRAPLKWIISEKDLEKSAQWFKVKGPAIIIATRFLPGSRLPTYFSAGVIRAGFWMFLFYFILSGLVWTPIIVGISKLLGNELLRYFSVYQDYALWVFLGAIAFIIFLIKVIVPAFSYKGRRLLLSRYRKLTRWQYWSPLILYIPVGLYIISLGIKYRCLTLFTAANPAIPDGGIIGESKSAILDLFDDQSHIARYTKITASNTFEQRLSQADIFMEKRDLRYPIVAKPDVGERGKGVSIVKDRYELQDYLSKAEADVIIQEYIIGKEVGVFYYRMPDEDQGHIYSITKKELPKVIGDGERTLQELILANNQMVNMAKVYLQANDHRLYEIPDQGEEITLVELGTHARGAVFYDGEELITNALQNKMNEIAKSADGFYFGRFDIKVPTYEDLQKGQDLKVVEVNGVSSESVNIYDEQYSFFEGQQVLMGQWQIAFQIGQQVVAKGEEATNVYPFLKRVFKASVRTPER; translated from the coding sequence ATGCTTCATAGGTGGAAAAAATATATCCTCATTTACATTGCGCTTCTTGCAGCATCTCATCTTGTATCATTCTTTTTCCAGGCCCCAATTCCAGAAGAAAGCAACACCGATCTATCTGTTGAATTAAAGGTTGTTGCCAACGACCAGACGCTTCAAGAGGAAACCATATCCATAGATTATAAAGACGTTTATACGGGTAAGAATGAGAATCCGCCAATTATCGTATTATTACCCGGTGGACCTGAAGGGCCGGAGGTCTTTCAGGAAATTATACCGAAGTTGTCTTCTGAAATGAGGATCTTAGTCCCTTTTCTACCCGGATATGGTATCGAGAATGATAATCTACCCAGCTATTCTTTTGAAACATCTGCCGTGTATACCTCCCAATTTCTGGATCAGCTTAATGTATCAAACGCGCATATATTTGGTTTTGGATTGGGCGGTGCCAGTGCGATCTACCTCGCTCACAATCACTCCGAGAAGATCTCCTCGCTGGGATTAATGGGAGCGATTGGGGTACAAGAGCTGGAATTATTGGGCAGCTATCGGCTTAATCATGCCGTGCATGGCCTACAGCTTACAGCGGTTTGGCTACTGCATAATGCCATTCCGCATTTTGGACTTTTTGATGCCTTTGACTGGGACGTTTCTTACGCCAAGCGCCAATATGAGTCTGATCAGCGGCCTATTCGATCTCATCTGAAGGAGTATGAAAAGCCCATGCTTATTCTGCACGGAAAGGAAGATCCCCTGGTTCCCCTTGCTGCAGCCCAAGAGCATCATCGCATTGTGCCACAAAGTCAAATTACGTTATTTGATGCGGACCATGATTTATTAGAAACACATAGCGATTCTGTAAGCTCTCGTATCAATAGGTTTATCCAAAGTGTTGAACACGGAAGAGCAAAGACCGCTGCCAATGCATCCAAAGAACGTATTGAAGAGGCTCAGAAATCCTTTTCAAATGTAGAATTCGCCAAATTCGAGGGCCTTTCTCTACTGATTATCATGATTATTATCATATTAGGTACACTTATTAGTGAGGACTTAACATGCATTGGCGCCGGGTTACTGGTGGCTCGCGGATTAATCGGCTTCGGTCCGGCCGTGCTGGCATGTTTCTTAGGTATTTTTATTGGGGATATCGGACTTTATGCAGCCGGACGAATATTGGGGCGCCCGGCCATTAAAAGAGCACCCTTAAAATGGATAATATCAGAAAAAGATCTCGAAAAGAGTGCGCAATGGTTTAAGGTAAAAGGTCCGGCCATCATTATAGCCACCCGTTTTTTACCCGGCAGTAGGCTACCTACCTACTTTAGTGCCGGTGTCATTCGGGCGGGCTTCTGGATGTTTTTATTTTACTTTATCCTTTCAGGATTAGTTTGGACCCCCATTATTGTAGGAATATCTAAACTGCTTGGTAACGAGTTATTGCGATATTTTTCGGTCTATCAAGATTATGCGCTCTGGGTCTTTCTGGGAGCAATTGCTTTTATCATTTTCCTGATTAAAGTGATTGTTCCCGCTTTCAGTTACAAAGGGCGAAGACTATTGCTGTCTCGCTATCGCAAGTTGACCCGCTGGCAATACTGGTCGCCTCTCATTCTGTACATACCTGTTGGACTTTATATCATTTCTCTGGGGATTAAATACCGATGCTTAACCTTATTTACGGCTGCAAACCCGGCAATCCCTGATGGAGGAATCATTGGTGAGTCTAAAAGTGCTATTTTAGATCTTTTTGATGATCAATCACATATAGCTCGGTACACCAAGATCACCGCCAGTAATACTTTTGAGCAACGGTTATCCCAAGCCGATATATTTATGGAGAAGCGTGATTTAAGATATCCTATTGTAGCAAAACCAGATGTGGGAGAACGAGGAAAAGGGGTCTCCATCGTAAAAGATCGGTATGAACTGCAGGATTACCTTTCCAAGGCAGAAGCTGACGTAATTATCCAAGAGTATATAATAGGGAAGGAGGTTGGTGTTTTTTATTACCGGATGCCAGATGAAGATCAAGGTCATATCTATTCAATTACCAAAAAAGAACTACCCAAGGTCATAGGGGATGGAGAGCGTACGTTACAGGAGCTTATCCTGGCAAATAATCAGATGGTAAATATGGCTAAGGTATACCTGCAAGCGAATGATCACCGTTTATATGAAATTCCCGATCAAGGAGAAGAAATAACCTTGGTCGAACTGGGTACTCATGCACGGGGAGCTGTATTCTATGACGGGGAAGAGCTTATAACCAATGCACTGCAAAATAAGATGAATGAGATCGCAAAATCAGCAGATGGGTTTTATTTTGGGAGATTTGATATCAAGGTACCCACTTATGAGGATTTACAAAAAGGGCAAGATTTAAAAGTGGTTGAGGTAAATGGCGTAAGTTCTGAGTCAGTTAATATTTATGATGAACAGTATTCTTTCTTTGAGGGGCAACAAGTGCTAATGGGGCAGTGGCAAATAGCTTTTCAAATAGGGCAGCAAGTAGTTGCCAAAGGGGAAGAGGCTACCAACGTTTACCCATTTTTAAAGCGGGTCTTTAAAGCTTCTGTTAGGACCCCTGAAAGATAG
- a CDS encoding GNAT family N-acetyltransferase: MEIRLYKKGDIEQIAHLLGDTVSILNAEGYTETEIHTFAPDSIHFKDWEETCLTNFTVVAESNGRIVGIAQIDYRGHISCFYCHPDYRGRGLGKQLYLALEDYAKGKSIGTIHTETNAQDRAFYFKVGFSTVQKQQVLLNGKIETTFIIEKELTN; encoded by the coding sequence ATGGAAATACGATTATACAAAAAAGGCGATATCGAACAGATTGCACATTTGCTTGGCGATACTGTTAGCATTTTAAATGCTGAAGGATACACTGAAACAGAAATTCATACCTTTGCCCCCGACAGCATCCACTTTAAGGATTGGGAAGAAACATGCTTAACGAACTTTACGGTGGTTGCCGAAAGTAACGGCCGAATTGTTGGTATTGCACAAATAGATTATCGAGGCCACATCAGCTGCTTTTACTGTCACCCCGATTACCGGGGACGTGGACTTGGCAAACAGCTCTATTTAGCGCTTGAAGACTATGCCAAAGGCAAAAGTATTGGTACTATCCATACCGAGACCAATGCACAAGACCGGGCGTTTTATTTCAAAGTTGGGTTTAGTACCGTCCAAAAACAACAGGTATTGCTTAATGGTAAAATTGAAACCACCTTCATTATTGAAAAGGAGCTAACGAATTGA